From Halichondria panicea chromosome 12, odHalPani1.1, whole genome shotgun sequence, a single genomic window includes:
- the LOC135345518 gene encoding piggyBac transposable element-derived protein 4-like: MGIVHLPSLDDYWSRDPLTHYAPITTRIPRWRFREISRYLHFVNNQHLAPRGSPTFDRLGKVRPVIDHFSLQFSALYNPSKNLAVDEAISTAMIKFQGRSALKQYMPMKPIKRGIKVWVLGDSTNGYFSRFDVYTGKQEIRHVGLGEHVVKKLTSELKRKNHHVYFDNFFTNVKLLEDLLEDGIYGCGTARRDRKGFPPALKKAALKNSLKQRGTSKTVQKGPVTATAWKDNRIVNVLSTTTQPTAIGSVLRRQKDGVRINVPCPEAIMSYNQHMGGVDRGDQLRGYYSC, from the exons ATGGGGATTGTCCACTTACCATCTCTGGACGACTATTGGAGTAGAGACCCTCTTACACACTACGCCCCCATCACGACAAGGATTCCTCGGTGGCGCTTCAGGGAAATCTCTCGGTACCTGCACTTTGTCAACAACCAACATCTTGCTCCGAGAGGAAGTCCCACGTTTGATCGGCTGGGTAAGGTCCGCCCTGTGATTGATCATTTCAGCTTGCAATTCTCAGCCTTGTATAATCCATCCAAGAATCTTGCTGTGGATGAAGCAATATCCACAGCAATGATCAAATTTCAGGGTCGGTCCGCTCTCAAGCAGTATATGCCTATGAAGCCGATCAAGCGTGGGATCAAAGTGTGGGTACTGGGAGATAGTACCAATGGGTACTTCAGTCGTTTCGATGTGTATACGGGGAAGCAGGAAATACGTCATGTCGGCCTCGGGGAACACGTGGTGAAGAAATTGACAAGCGAGTTGAAGAGGAAGAACCACCACGTCTACTTTGACAACTTCTTCACCAACGTCAAACTGCTCGAGGATTTGTTGGAGGACGGAATCTATGGTTGTGGGACTGCTCGCAGAGACAGGAAAGGTTTTCCTCCTGCATTGAAGAAAGCTGCCCTAAAAAATTCCCTAAAACAGAG AGGTACCAGTAAGACAGTCCAGAAGGGCCCCGTGACAGCAACCGCCTGGAAGGATAACAGGATCGTGAACGTCCTCTCCACGACAACACAGCCCACAGCTATAGGTTCCGTTCTCCGGCGACAAAAGGATGGAGTCAGAATTAATGTGCCATGCCCAGAGGCCATTATGTCGTACAACCAGCACATGGGTGGAGTTGACAGGGGTGACCAGCTCAGGGGCTACTACAGCTGCTAA
- the LOC135345754 gene encoding uncharacterized protein LOC135345754 produces MATANQAAKALNDLSHLFCEEDNQAYEEVLEDYFLNDYDGLDDEDFDRENFTEYDELESLTSQNDEPSDPEDSDGEAPPAGQQIAHALARLPPQNPTNTTGCDMGILDQTEHDRIQTFLDGGCGCSGHNSIVCSERFSPNDVLEFRSDCSEMTRAELDLVILGKLSASMSVIGGLVGRLHKHLDTPRIRGHIAYAHQGWPIGWPICSSMFRFLHTVGEKRMKNLVKSLKTNGLVPRVHGNKHRLPKNTLSHEDIKEIVTFLTNYTEMHGLLLPGRVPGYSGTDIKLLPSSLSKRGIWKQYQSMATGGRVSAYTTFCRYWQTLLPAVVVMKPMSDLCWTCQQHSAGIKRATNSDIEKSSALQEYLDHLHVVTLERSLYTKQLQQCKESVKKHYSVDGILTAPPLNCCVPPNSVDIEAHYSFDFAQQVHYPSNPLQPGPVFFLTPRKCALFGLQNEAFPRQVFFLIDESGDCGKGANTVISLLHYYYFEHHGLGEKTVYLHADNCVGKNKNNYVLSYLLWRVMTGRHTQITLSFLVVGHTKFAPDWSFGLFLRGYIGGLTLAVSKTS; encoded by the exons ATGGCCACAGCAAACCAGGCTGCAAAGGCTCTGAATGATTTAAGCCACCTCTTCTGCGAAGAAGATAACCAAGCCTACGAGGAAGTACTGGAAGATTACTTCCTCAACGATTATGACGGCCTGGATGATGAAGACTTCGATAGAGAGAACTTCACTGAGT ATGATGAGCTTGAATCTTTAACAAGCCAGAATGATGAACCGAGCGACCCAGAGGACAGCGATGGAGAGGCTCCACCTGCAGGGCAACAGATTGCCCACGCTCTTGCACGATTGCCACCACAGAATCCAACGAACACAACAGGGTGTGACATGGGTATTCTCGACCAGACAGAGCACGACAGAATACAAACGTTTTTAGACGGGGGTTGTGGGTGTTCGGGACACAACAGTATTGTTTGCTCTGAGCGCTTCTCTCCCAACGACGTCCTTGAATTTAGGAGTGACTGCAGCGAGATGACAAGGGCGGAATTGGACTTGGTCATTCTTGGCAAACTCAGTGCAAGCATGAGTGTGATTGGCGGCTTGGTGGGCAGACTTCACAAACACCTAGACACACCAAGGATACGAGGTCACATTGCGTATGCTCATCAAGGGTGGCCAATAGGGTGGCCAATATGTTCTTCAATGTTCCGTTTCCTGCACACAGTTG GTGAAAAGAGGATGAAGAACCTGGTCAAGTCCCTAAAGACAAATGGGCTTGTTCCTAGGGTACATGGTAACAAACACCGCCTACCAAAGAATACCCTATCCCACGAGGACATTAAGGAAATTGTG ACATTTCTCACCAATTACACCGAGATGCACGGTCTCCTTCTGCCAGGACGCGTTCCGGGATACAGCGGCACTGACATCAAGCTGCTACCATCAAGCTTGTCGAAGCGAGGCATTTGGAAACAGTACCAGAGTATGGCAACAGGAGGAAGGGTGTCAGCATACACAACATTCTGCAGGTACTGGCAGACTCTCCTTCCTGCAGTTGTGGTGATGAAACCCATGTCCGACCTGTGCTGGACGTGCCAGCAACACAGCGCTGGAATCAAGAGAGCCACAAACAGTGACATAGAGAAGTCGTCAGCACTACAG GAGTACCTGGATCACTTGCATGTAGTTACTCTGGAGAGGTCACTCTACACCAAGCAGCTTCAACAATGTAAGGAGTCTGTGAAGAAGCATTACTCAGTTGACGGTATTCTTACTGCTCCTCCACTGAACTGCTGTGTTCCTCCTAACTCTGTGGATATTGAGGCACACTACTCATTTGATTTTGCACAGCAG GTCCACTACCCGTCTAACCCTCTCCAACCTGGTCCAGTGTTTTTCCTGACCCCAAGGAAGTGTGCCCTTTTTGGTCTCCAGAACGAGGCGTTTCCACGCCAGGTGTTTTTCTTAATTGACGAGTCTGGAGATTGTGGGAAGGGGGCAAACACGGTGATAAGTCTACTCCACTACTACTACTTTGAACACCATGGTCTAG GTGAGAAGACAGTGTACCTCCATGCTGACAACTGTGTCGGAAAGAACAAAAACAACTATGTTCTATCGTACCTTCTTTGGAGAGTGATGACtggcagacacacacagataaCACTCAGCTTTTTAGTGGTCGGACACACAAAGTTCGCTCCTGACTGGAGTTTCGGACTTTTTTTAAGAGGCTATATAGGAGGACTGACATTGGCTGTCTCCAAGACATCGTAG
- the LOC135345519 gene encoding WW domain-binding protein 11-like, whose amino-acid sequence MTKRQHFTVEEVLGDILSDDEEDPEEPMQEGSDYEFSDLESDNDEYDDTSDSGLDPPPQPPSQPPHQPPSQPPHQPPSQPPPQPPSQPPHQPPSQPPHQPPSQPHQPPPPLPPGANITQWSENLTTVTVNDFTSLTGPTVEISDCPLHIFHLFVNEELQEKIVAGSNRYAREVMG is encoded by the exons ATGACCAAGAGACAGCACTTCACTGTGGAGGAGGTACTTGGCGATATATTGTCCGATGATGAGGAGGACCCAGAAGAACCTATGCAGGAAGGTAGTGACTATGAATTTTCAGACCTTGAGTCGGACAACGACGAATATG ATGATACGAGTGACTCAGGCCTAGACCCACCACCCCAACCCCCCTCTCAACCACCCCACCAACCCCCCTCTCAACCACCACACCAACCCCCCTCTCAACCACCACCCCAACCCCCCTCTCAACCACCACATCAACCCCCCTCTCAACCACCCCATCAACCCCCCTCTCAACCACACCAGCCACCGCCACCACTCCCTCCAG GTGCAAATATTACCCAATGGTCTGAGAACCTGACGACTGTCACAGTAAACGACTTTACATCCCTGACCGGTCCCACTGTAGAGATCTCTGATTGCCCGCTACACATTTTTCACCTCTTCGTCAACGAAGAACTACAGGAGAAAATAGTGGCTGGGAGCAATAGATACGCCAGGGAGGTTATGGGATGA
- the LOC135345755 gene encoding uncharacterized protein LOC135345755, whose amino-acid sequence MSKQKCFSSSESVHTFDYIINTNLHGSRCNTAQLVADQDGGTIVPTYDWIGFLVPHFRKLIGIKKGHHFRVHSSQPGVVFMKQRADEATEVEHSLLKEGFDPGEFPEIIEPDGLSAQRQWYLHDKIREFCPDAAKDLTCPLPMVPKPTSRAVTLVPLSPPSVSSSPAPKRKRVCGSCKEPGHNTRTCPTQMST is encoded by the exons ATGTCCAAACAGAAGTGTTTTAGCAGTTCTGAAAGTGTACATACATTTGACTACATAATTAACACAAACTTACATGGTTCCAGATGCAACACAGCCCAGCTGGTAGCAGATCAGGATGGGGGGACCATTGTACCAACCTACGACTGGATTGGCTTCTTGGTTCCTCACTTCAGGAAACTGATCGGGATCAAGAAGGGCCACCACTTCAGAGTACACAGCTCACAACCCGGGGTAGTGTTCATGAAGCAGAGGGCAGACGAGGCAACAGAGGTGGAGCACTCCCTATTGAAGGAAGGGTTTGATCCTGGAGAGTTTCCTGAAATTATTGAGCCAGATGGGCTATCGGCACAGAGACAGTGGTATCTGCACGACAAGATACGCGAG TTTTGCCCTGATGCTGCCAAAGACCTTACCTGTCCTCTCCCTATGGTCCCCAAGCCAACCAGTCGAGCAGTAACCCTAGTACCACTCTCACCACCATCAGTCTCCTCATCTCCAGCTCCTAAAAGAAAACGAGTGTGTGGGTCATGCAAAGAGCCTGGCCACAACACTAGGACCTGTCCAACACAAATGTCGACTTGA